The DNA sequence ATTTGTCCTTGCTCATCGAGTTCTACCCCAGGAATTTTTCTTGTACCACGTTCACGCGGGCCTACTCCCGAAAGGAAAAGAAGGTTGCCTACACGTCGTGCATGAGGGTATAAACCCACAGGTTCAGGGGCTTTGCCCGATTCGATAGAATGTTGTTCCATTGTTGAAAATTATTAAATCAATAGTATTACTTTTGTCCCGCAAATTAAAACACACAAATCATGAAAAATCTAAAATTTCTTTTTGTTATGGCTTTCGCGGCCTCTACAGTAATGTTCTCTTGCAAGTCGGGCAAGAAAGATGGTGATGCCAATGCGGCATACCTTAAAAACTGGGACAGTCTGAAAACAGTCCTTGCTGGTTTCGATGCCGACCTCGTGAAAATGAAGGACGACATGAAAAAAATGAACGATGAGAAGATGAGTTGCAAGCCACAGAAAGGCAAAGAGAAGCAGTGCGACTCGTTGAAACAATCATGTTCCGAAATCACCAAAAATATGGACAGCCTTTACAAAGCATATAAGGAAGCGGTTGCCAAATCGGATACAAAAAGTGCCGACCTTAAAACCATGAAAGAGAAGGCAGACAAAGGCGACAAAGAAGTAACAGCCGAAAAAGTGCAAGCCGCATACGACGAAGCTGCTGCAGAATTAGGTTCTGCTATTTCGATGTTCAATCCGAAGGATGAAAATTCCGCATTCAAAACAGAATGGAAACACTGCGACGAAAATTGCAATGCCTGCGAAGGCATTTGTGAAGGAGAAGAAACTGAAAAGAAAAAGGATAAATAATACTAATAATATGAATAACAAAAAAAAGCAGCCATTATTTTTGAAGGCTGCTTTTTTTGTATAATATAAAATCATGCAACACTTAGATAGTAACGAATCAACACCATCTCCTAAAAAGAAAATTATTGTACTCGGCTCGGGCCCAAACCGCATTGGTCAAGGCATTGAGTTCGATTATAGCTGTGTACATGGACTTATGGCTGCACAAGAATGCGGTTATGAAGCTATTATGATAAATTGTAATCCAGAAACGGTGAGTACCGATTTTGATATGGCAGATAAATTATATTTCGAGCCTGTGTTTTGGGAACATTTGCGTGAAATAATTTTGCACGAAAAACCAGAAGGTGTCATCGTTCAATTAGGCGGACAAACTGCTTTAAAATTGGCTAAAAAATTGGAAGAACATGGCGTGAAAATTATTGGCACCTCATATAAAGATATGGATCTTGCCGAGGACCGTGGTTTGTTCAGCGACTTATTAAAAGAATTGGGAATTCCGTATCCGCAATATGGTGTAGCAGAAACCGCCGAGGAAGCTATAAAAGTAGCAAAGGAAGTTGGATACCCTGTATTGGTTCGCCCCAGCTATGTGCTGGGCGGACAAGGGATGAAAATCGTGATTAATGATGAAGATTTGGAACAAGCTGTTATAGGTTTGATGGGTGAGTTACCTGGCAATAGAGTTCTTATAGATCACTTCCTCGATAGAGCAGAAGAAGCTGAAGTAGATTGTATATGCGATGGCGAAGATGTACATATTATTGGCGTGATGGAACATATAGAACCTGCGGGTATCCACAGTGGAGATTCATCGGCGGTATTACCACCATTTACACTGAATGCCGGCGTAGTAAAAACGATGACTGATTATGCTGTGAGGCTTGCCCATGCAATAAATGTTCGTGGATTGTTAAATATACAATTTGCCATTAAAGATAATTATGTATATGTGATAGAAGCAAATCCTCGTGCCAGTCGTACCGTGCCTTTTATTGCAAAAGCGTATCAAGTTCCTTATATAAATATTGCTACACAAGTAATGTTGGGTGCAAAGAAATTGAAGGATTTTAATATTATGCGTAAGCTTGAGGGATTTGCCATTAAGGAACCTGTTTTTTCTTATAATAAATTTCCTGAAATTGAAAAAGAACTTGGCCCTGAAATGAAATCGACCGGCGAGGCTATATTGTTTATTAAAGATTTATATGATCCTTATTTTAGGCAATTGTATAAAGAGAAGAGTATGTATTTGAGTAAGTAGGAGGAAGCCCTACGGTGGTTGCGAGCACGAAGCTTAGCCTAGGCGAGGCTTTTTTGTATCATACAGATTTGACAACTTTGCTAAGACACAAGCCAAGGCCAAATTGCCAAATCATCATGGTGTTTGTCATCCCTCCCGATAGATATCGGGAGATAGGAGGGATCTACTAATATTATAATACATATAGGAGTTTCCTCATCCCTCGGGAAGACAAAATGCCCGAGGCATTAGTTTATGACGTTTCGCCGCGGCGAATAGGATGACGATACCCACTACGTTTCAACCCCAAATTTTGACGTACAACAAAATTTTCTGAATAAGAGTTAATTTGCAGTCTTATTTTTGATAATTCATTCGCGGTGGCGAACAACAAAACTAACTTGTTATGAGCTATAAATTTTCTTTATATATAAGCATTGTTACTATACTTTTTGCCTCATGTGGCAATAAGGAAGCTCCCATTAAACCTGAAACCAAAAGCATGACCGAAGCTGTGTACGCCTCGGGAGAAATAATACCTGCGGGGAATTACAAACTATATTCTTTAGTGGATGGAGTGCTGATGAAAAAATTGGTGGCCGAAGGTGATATGATAACCAATGGTCAAACCTTATTTGAACTGGATGCCGATGTGCAAGAATTTAGAAGGGCAAATTCACAGCAAAGTTATAATACTGCTTCGCAAAATTTCGGGCCTTTGCTCGATGAGCTTTCTTTGCAAGTCCAGTCTGCCGAGAATCGCTACAGGCAAGACTCGCTCAATTTTATTCGCTATGATAATCTACGGAAAAGTGATGCGATTGCCATGATAGAATTTGATAAAGCCAAATTGCTTTTACAAAATTCTCGCAATGAATATTTGCTGTTGAAGAAAAGATATGTACGTACCAAAAATCAACTGTCATTGGAATTAAATAATGCTCGTACACAATTGAACATAAACGAAAGCGACCGCAGTAAATATAACATTAAAGCACTAGATGGAGGCAAAGTATATGAAATATATAAAGAGAATGGAGAATTGATTCGTCGTTACGAACCAGTTGCTATGATAGGGAATTCGAAACAGATGGAGATAAAAATGATGGTGGAAGAAGAAGATATTTCCAAAATAAAGATTGGTCAGGAAGTGGTGATAAAAATAGATGGCTTTGCCGATAAAGTATATAAAGCCACGGTGAAAAGTATATATCCCAGTATCAGCAAGCAAGAACAAGCTTTCCGTGTTGATGCACTATTGATAGATGCTCCAACAAATATATATCCCGGGCAAAGTGTGGAAGCCAATATTATTATCAACCAGAAAAAAGATATACTGTGTGTGCCGAAGAATTATATACAAGGAAAAGATACCGTATGGGTGATGAAAAATAATGAAAAGACGGCCATTAAAATAGAGGCAGGTATTTCAGACATAGAATGGGTAGAAATATTGTCAGGAATTAATAAAAATGATGAACTAGTAAAACCACCCAAGAAATAATGAAGTTCGGCATCAATTTAAAAATTGCCAAAACACATTTGTTGGCCAAAAAGAAACAAACTTTGGTGGCTATGTTGGGAGTTACTTTTGGTATTGCCATGTTTACCTTAATGATAAGTTTTATGACGGGCGTGAACAATTTATTGGAAGATACCATGTTGAGTGCGTCGCCCGATATTCATATATATAATGATATAAAACCTGTAAAAAATTCCATACTCGACGATTATTACAATAATGATAAAAGTCATTTGAATATTACCCACCACCAACATGTAAAAGAACAACAAAGAAATCTAAAAAATGGCTGGGAGATTGTACAATATTTGAAGAAGGATAATCGTATTAAGGGAATCTCGGCACAGCTTGCCACACAAGTGTTTTACAGGCAAGCTGGAATTGAAATGAATGGCGTTTTGTCAGGAGTGGATATATTTGAAGAAGATAAACTTTTTGAGCTAAGTAAGAAAATGAAGTTTGGCAAAATTGAAGATTTGAAAAACACTTCTAATGGTGTAATAATGGGTGTTGGATTGGCAAGGAAATTAAATCTGAGAGTAGGAGATAAAATAAATGTGTCTACTCCATTAGCTACAAGTCAACGATTAAAAATTGTAGGTATATTTGGTATGGGTGTGGCAGCAATTGATAATACCAAATGTTATACAAACTTGCCTACAGTACAAAAACTATTGTTGGTCGACCCAAATTATATAAGCGACATTAATATAAAACTCACCGAGCACCGTGATGCAAAGCCAATGGCGGGTGACCTTGAAAAACAACTCGGCTATAAATGTGAAGATTGGGAAACATCTAATGCTACCTTATTAATAAGTTTTACGATTAGAAGTATATTAACTTTTGTAGTAGTAACTACATTATTAGTAGTTGCAGGATTTGGAATATATAATATCATGAACATGACGATATATGATAAGATGAAAGATATAG is a window from the Bacteroidota bacterium genome containing:
- a CDS encoding HlyD family efflux transporter periplasmic adaptor subunit; its protein translation is MSYKFSLYISIVTILFASCGNKEAPIKPETKSMTEAVYASGEIIPAGNYKLYSLVDGVLMKKLVAEGDMITNGQTLFELDADVQEFRRANSQQSYNTASQNFGPLLDELSLQVQSAENRYRQDSLNFIRYDNLRKSDAIAMIEFDKAKLLLQNSRNEYLLLKKRYVRTKNQLSLELNNARTQLNINESDRSKYNIKALDGGKVYEIYKENGELIRRYEPVAMIGNSKQMEIKMMVEEEDISKIKIGQEVVIKIDGFADKVYKATVKSIYPSISKQEQAFRVDALLIDAPTNIYPGQSVEANIIINQKKDILCVPKNYIQGKDTVWVMKNNEKTAIKIEAGISDIEWVEILSGINKNDELVKPPKK
- a CDS encoding FtsX-like permease family protein; this encodes MKFGINLKIAKTHLLAKKKQTLVAMLGVTFGIAMFTLMISFMTGVNNLLEDTMLSASPDIHIYNDIKPVKNSILDDYYNNDKSHLNITHHQHVKEQQRNLKNGWEIVQYLKKDNRIKGISAQLATQVFYRQAGIEMNGVLSGVDIFEEDKLFELSKKMKFGKIEDLKNTSNGVIMGVGLARKLNLRVGDKINVSTPLATSQRLKIVGIFGMGVAAIDNTKCYTNLPTVQKLLLVDPNYISDINIKLTEHRDAKPMAGDLEKQLGYKCEDWETSNATLLISFTIRSILTFVVVTTLLVVAGFGIYNIMNMTIYDKMKDIAILKATGFSGGDIVRIFLSQSLIIGLLGGLSGILLGLGLSYGLSKVPFDGGEFLAIDHLPITFDIKYYIQGIVFGLATTAFAGYFPAKKASKVDPVKIIRG